The genomic interval CCTCCACATCACGATAGTATCGTGCTTGTGCCATGAGCAATCaagactaaaaaataaatgtgttCTGATTGTTTTGCAttcctaaaatgaaaaaaaaaaaaaaaaagatacattTCCATAGTTTGACAAAATGACCATGCATCCATATATTCAATAATAGGCACCGAAACTCCTTCCTAGTAGCGGATCTTTTAAGGGATCAGCATGTGCCACAGcttctggaaaaaaaaatgaaaacgcttttaatatttaatattttatattaaaataaattgatatcaATCAAATACTCATCTTATAGACTGATACATTATCGTTTGGttatataactataaaaaaaaggaagagtcaaagaagaagaagaagaagacctaaatagaaatttatcgttaatgaataaatatcaaattgaaatttttttatctaaagcTTAAACAAAGAAGATCAACTTTCTTATCCATGGGTGACGCTTGATTGGCTGATGAATTAGTAGAACTTTTCAACTGAAGGTAAATCTTGACATTGAACAtagattttgttaatatttgtttgtGATTGTCTTGATTCTGGAACAATGAATTTTTAGTTTCCAATATTCTACCATTAGCAAATAGTTAATAGCTaggcaaattaaaaattaaaaaaaaattcctctcCACTtactagaaattaaaaagtaaatgaatgtccacttatttttataaataataagttCTTGACATTCCATTTCTAGTAATCCAGTAACctttatcttaaaaataatttttttcttagaataTGGTTAAGCCACAAAAGGCTCTTGATGCATTCTTCAAGAGAAAAGACGTATCAAAAAATCTAACAGACTCTAGATGCATTCTTCAAGAGAAGAGATATATCAGAAAATCTAACTTCTTTGACTCTAAATCCAACTAATTAATGTTGAACCTTTACCCTTTGACTAGGAGCAACAGCCCCCTAAATTTTCATGAATTGAATCAAGAAAATATGATAATCTAAACTCTTTACAACATGATCTAGGATTGCGCCAACAAATATAAGATTATTCTCTAAATGAGTATTTCAAATACGTCGAgtttttttgtataaattatttaacccCTATAATCAAAGTTCGCTTTTTCCACCCCTGCTCCTTCCATTACTTTTTACTATCTATTTGTACgtcaaattctatatttattgttatacCCGTACCATGTCATCACTTGCTTCTGAACATgtaaaaatacatttataGCTTTTCGTGggttttaaattgaattaaaaacaatttaattatcctaaaattaaaaaataaaattcatttgttttccTGTACGTATGCACAGGTCAATGCAAAAATCAGTAGATAAAGTGATcataaacatataaaatgGCAAAACCCACATTTGCCAAAGCCCCTGGACCCATTACTCACCTGATATGAATTCATAAgtatatatcatttaattggtaaaaaaaagaaaaagttagaaagtagtaaagagaaaatttcgATCTCACATTTCATTGCAAATaatgtgattttattcataaagtggttgatgattttttataaattatgtgTGAATTAGTTACATAATTTTGCCAATTAGTGAATGAATATTACATCatttgagatgaaattttattaagaaaatatttagaatatgTAGCACCTACAAAATGTAGAAGAGAAGATAGTGTATATGAAGAATGTAAAAAGTGTTTTTAATTGTTCTATAGAAAGTAAATAAGAAGATGGTGGCATAAAGGGAAGTGGCGGTGGCGGCTAGAGTTTTTGATTAATTGATGGTgtctaattattatatttaattaatttgtcttATAATTGAGGGGTAAATACTTgtttagttcttatattttgagttaaatgtcttttttatccttatatttaaaaagaaaaaattttaatatacccTCACAGTTAAATATGTTACACTTCTacccttgtttttttttccttttgtaatAATACCCttacaacaatattcttgCCTTCTTGaagaagttaataaaaaaaaaaagatgttaatttaaccaaattaaccttaaaaataacataaaattttccacaaatttttaagttattattttacttttagattaatttggtaaattaattttttaaaaataactactAGTAAAAATTATCCCAAGGAAATTAGACATGCTTAAGTTGgctgatattaatttatttataaacaaattattagcatgggtttaaaaaatactagttCTTTCATAGTAATATTTATCGGTTAATGTgctaattaaattgttataaataaataaattaatgtaaagaatattattgcaagcgtattattgtaaaagtaaagaaaaataagagtaagAACATAATATAGTTAAATACAAGGGTGTTTtgagggttttttttttttaaatataaaaattaaacagagTTAACATGAAGACATAAAGCGAGCATTTATCCTAATTGAGGCGTATAGCCGTATACACGCGGCCTTTTCGCTTCCTAAGAAAAGCACGTGGATAAATCTATTCTATTTTGACGGGAAATGTGTTCTATAATTGCTTCATTTATTCTTCATATTCTCGAGCTATTAGAACCAATTCTTTCTTCTCTGTCAAGATTAGCTATTTCCATAAGTACATGTTTTCCATGGCTTTCTCTTCCAAAGATTGCTTCACTTATTCTTCATATTCTCGACTTATTAGAACCAATTATCTCTTCTCTGTCAAGATTAGCTATTTCCACGAATACACACTTTCCATGGCTTTCTCTTCCAAAGATATTTCGTCTGATTCATCCCACATTCAAGTTATTCCAAAACACATATCAAAAGTTGGCAACCCAAACCTCAGTAACATTAATTCTTTGCTgcctaataataaaaagggcAACATTAATGATAACATAGGTGTTTCTGCCCCGTTGAAACATTTCACTTATCCCAGTGAACACCCCACTAACTTTAATGTGAGCCACATATATAAACAACGTATATAGTATTGATCTGATTTAGGATCTTGAGCTTTATTAAAGTTCGGGAAAACTATTAAACTATGTGGTTAAATAGTATTTCTTGtttcttatttcataattgtcaGGCACCTTATGGGAAAGTGTTTAATGCTCTGTCTCTTATCTTATGTATGACGACATTCACATTAAGCATGCGAAAAAACTGGAGGTAATCAAGCACATACTTATCAAACTAGGAGATGACGATTCTTTTGAAGGATTGGCCATGATTGATGTCGTTCAACGCCTAGGGATTGATTACTATTTTCAACATGAGATTGAACTAATTCTACAAAGGCAGTATAGCATATTTTTCACTGATGGTGATCGCTATAATGACCTTCAAGAGGTTGCCCTTCGCTTTCGACTGTTGAGACAACAAGGTTACTATGTGTCTCCAGGTCTGTGTATATGTGCGtgtgtatttaattttctgcCAACTCTTTGTCATATGAGTACTCTAATCGATCAAACTGAACttaattgactttaaaattgGTGTCAAACAGATGTTTTTAACAGGTTCAGAAACAAAGAAGGGGAGTTTAAACAGAATATAAGTGAAGACATCAATGGATTGATGAGCTTATACGAGGCCTCACAACTAAGTATTGGAGAAGAAGATGTGCTTGATGAAGCTGGACACTTTAGTGCGACACATCTTGCTAATTATGATCTAGCGGGAGTAGTTGAGCATCTGTTGCTGCATCCCTTTCGCAAAAGCTTGTCCCCGGCCAAAAACTTTTTCCATGGCAATTTTCAAGGCAATGAATATATTTGGATACTGGATTTGCAAGAACTAGCGAATATGGATTTCAAATTGGTCCAATCCTTACACCAAAAGGAAATTGTGCAAATATCCAGGTAAGCTAATTTTGgtttaaaactaaatataatTTGGAGTGAATGCTCAAACAACCTTATAGTTTGAATCCAAGACACACTCTTGATTCTCATATTTTTTGCTCAATTTGATAGTTTTATATCAGATAAATCTGAATAATACAAATGAATAACATAAATCATTTGTGAATTATTTATCTGGGAATGATTgataataaaagcaaaaattaattatctttcactattattcaaattcacACTGTTATTATTAATCACGTAGAACATATTTTCTATAAGGgataatatttgaataataatggAAAATAAGTTTCTGATTGGGAATGTTATTGTTAactatttaattttccaaattaaattataaataaatttaaatattcattGACTATAATTTACTGTTGATCAATATATAAACACAcgcaaaaaattattttgaaaagaaatgaaaaattaataattatatttacaagTTCAGTTTAATTGTCAATACTTTTAATTCCATTACAAATTGTCTTtcaaaaaatctttaaaaaaaataaaatcacaactctttttttttttaaattcatttcaattatCCAATAAAGGATAAGCTGTCAAATTGTATAAAAATTGAGAGAGATTGATGCAATGGGATATTTTATAAACTATAGGGATGTAATGGATTATTAAACAAAGCAATAAGGAAGCAAGTAAAGGGCATTTAGCCTTATATTGTCATATGGTAACATGTTTAAAATATGTTAGTTGGTGGAGAGAGCTCGGTTTGGCTAAGAAGTTGGAATTTGCAAGAGAGCAACCAGTTAAATGGTATGTGTGGTCAATGGCATGTTTCACGGATCCAAACTTGTCGTGGCAAAGGATAGAGCTCACAAAACCCATCTCCTTCGTCTACATTATTGACGACATTTTTGATGTTTATGGAGCACTTGATGCCCTCACCCTTTTCACAGATGCCATTAATAGGTACGATAtatcttattaaattttaatgtgtgCCCTTCACTAAAAAGGTCAGAATTAATTAGtaaccaaaaaattaatgataatattattaatgaatttttttatcttttgttttttttttcgtatCTCTCCTATTGAAgaaattcattttataatacatCAGAGGTAATACAACTAGATAATGCATGTATGACACTCTATGAAACAGTTTTGCCAGAGATAAGAGTGACTTGGAGGTCCCTAACTGTTAGCATATATGTCATTGGTCACACTCATATATATAGCCATATCAGCAGTACCATAATAACGTTTAATACTTTTaatacattttcaaatttcttgtggCTATCAAGTGCCTTGCACTGCACTCGCTACAGAGATTATTCCCTTGGTTAATAAGgatactactactactactaataCTACTACGTATTATGATAAATGCAAAGAAACAACTATAGCTAGGGTGCCCACCTTTGCACTTTCCAAGACATCCCAGAGCCGAAGAAATGGTGTAACTCGAAGGATTCGAGAGTTAGCTTAATTAAGAAGAAATGGTGTAACTTGAAGTCTTTTTCAATTAGTCTTTGAGAAATCATTCTTAGCGAAATGAACCGCAAATATTATGCCATAATTCAGAGTACAATCTTGCAAAAATTGCAAATCCAGTACAATGTTGCAAAAATCGCAAATCCACTATACCTCAACTTGAATTAGCTTCGCACAGTACAATCTTTACAAAAAATCACAAACCCAGATGACCAAGAGTTTCAACTCTTGATTTAACTTTACAGTCAGTAAGAGAGCCCTAGTCTATTATCAATTCTCACGTTGAGAAAATGAACTCAGAGAAAAAGGAACTTTAAACTCATCTACTCATAGCGCTGCACTTGAACCTCAACTCCCACTGGTGCACGTTTCCAGCTGATTCCGCAAAAACTCAAGCCGGCAAAGTTTAAGTCTTCAAGTTACGTGGGTAGGAATGGGAACGTGGTTGGAATGAGAATGGGCTGGAATATGAATTGAGAATgggaatcaaaataaattgtttacttgAACTGTAGGAATCGAAGTCAGAATGAGTTGGATTGTCATtcatgtgtttactttgtcttgaaaTCAGAATCGGAATTAATtagattgtaacaaattactaaaaagtatttaatggatcattgtcataattattattaactaatatattaattaattgtaaaatttttaattaattataaaaactatattaaaaattatttaaaaaatatattaactaataatatcaatattaattacttaattaaaataatatatttattattgtgattatttattcaaaaattataattattaatcattattttttaataacatattaattagtagtaataattatattatttaattaattaattaattaataataatatatgaattaattataataattatattaataattattataatagtatattaattaattaattacaataataatatattaattattatgattatttattcaaaaattataattattgttaataatatattaatatattaattattagtaataaatatattatttaattaataataatatatgaattaattataataattattataattattataatagcatattaattaattaaaataataataataataaattaattattgtgattatttattaagaaataatcattattagtcaatatcattaataatatgttaatatattaattaatagtaataattaattaattaactataataataataataatatattaattattgtgattatttattcaagaactataatttttaataattatagttaataatatatttatatattaattaatcataatatattaattaattaattataatattatattaattacttataAAAGAGGACAAAGTgggcatttttaattttggggaGGGCAAAATGATCAATTCCAGGAATGGGAGACCCATTCCCACCTTCCCATGGGAATCAATCTCCCATTCCCCATTCTCAAATAGTGGTGGACCCCACCATTCCGATTCTATATTTACGAAGTAAACACCATCAATCTTCTGATTTCAGATTCCGATTCCCCAATCCGGCaagtaaacgcaccattaatgttcatttttttaaatgtgtgCGCTTTCATCTAGATCTTCATAATATTTGTACACCTAACTGTCacaatttcttaattttcaatGTGCAACTTATCCGTGCAGTACGTTTTAGTGGTCCCAGACTTCATAAAAAGCTGGGTTTTTGGGTGCATGCTTTTTTTGTTCAATCGGTAAACTTTACCTTAGGGGTCCTGTATATGCAATCAATTGATTTGCTGTTCTTTTATGATGTCTCTTCCATggaccttttttttccttcattaaATCTGCTAGCTGTTgtgcaaaatattttgataaataggATCTCTCTATCTTACAACTAATGTATGATACACTCCTCACATGAATAATGCATGGACCCCACACATGCACTGTTCATGTGAGAGAAATGTATCTTACATTAGTTGTAAGATAGTGTTTGcctgataaatattttaggaaaattatcagccatataTCTTTAAATGACACCCGTATTAAACGTGCTACAACACTTTTCAAAtgtatcacttgtataccctaagttgacaaaacacttctaCCGTCCACCAACCCTTTAATTTCTGTTAGAAAGTTAACAGAATTGTCGCAAATTGACTATTTCGCCgttgaaactcaaaatgaggtaaaaatataaatttacccAAAACCGtaacataaattttcaatacacaattttttttttattttgttattaacaatacatttttttgattaaaaaaatatgaattattaatggtacatattattaacaattatccgtaaaaaatatccatattataccataaaaaattattaacaacatattatttataattatacatattataccataaaaaattccaGTTGAagcttggaggagtagatttttaaaaatttaggttaaattttagagaagtagattcggttgtaaagtagctttttttagcaattattaataattatctgatgaatgggatgacatgtcatttttatcaatatatatcatatgacatgtcattttttactagtaaatgggatgacatgtcgtgtttttaaaaaaactagattacccttatgatgtcagcgcTTGCTAACGGCAGTTAACGGATTGGTGGACGacagaagtgttttgtcaacttagagtatacgagtgatacacttgaaaagtgtttAGCATGTTTGATACGAGTGTTATTTAAGGGTATGTGGCTAATAATTTCCCAATATTTTATGAACTTTGTGTAGAGAAAGCCATTTGTTTTTTCTGGTTTTGGCAAGGATAAAAGGCAGTTCAAATATCGAACTGTGAGTGACACTGACATAGAAGAGGTAGTACTATTCATTAGTTTACAaatgcatttttattattaggataataattatatgtaaATGTCCATTTTGATGTTTGTGTTTTTTCCACAACTCGACAAGTTTTATTGTgagtattatatttttgcaTACCTGtgaaaagcaaaaagaaatcacCCTgagacaaatttatttatatttttgtgatATCTAATTacattttctctcattttgaAGTTGCTTTAGGGTTGTTGCGCTACCAAGTGTTCTCACTTTTGTTTGTTACTGAACTCTGTGTCACTCCTTgatcaaaataatcaaacttCCTTTTTGCATTTGGGAATTCCCAATAGATAATAGCAATAACAATtgaaaattaccaaattaggTCCTAATTGGTTACTAGCAATGGCATTACAAATCCAGTAAGGCATTTTCTGGTGTACATCTAGTCTGGGACCGGCTACATCCCAATtggtttctatttttaattttaaattatgtaaatgtattttttttttctagaaatCGAAGAAGGATTCTTTCAGTACAATTAAACATCAAGAATTATTGGGCAGATTGCTGGCTTTCGTAAAAAGAAGACGTTAAAGCACTGAATTTTGATGTGGCGATTTGTTAGTTCACAAATTATGGAGTAG from Citrus sinensis cultivar Valencia sweet orange chromosome 9, DVS_A1.0, whole genome shotgun sequence carries:
- the LOC102617651 gene encoding (3S,6E)-nerolidol synthase 1-like isoform X4 codes for the protein MFSMAFSSKDCFTYSSYSRLIRTNYLFSVKISYFHEYTLSMAFSSKDISSDSSHIQVIPKHISKVGNPNLSNINSLLPNNKKGNINDNIGVSAPLKHFTYPSEHPTNFNHAKKLEVIKHILIKLGDDDSFEGLAMIDVVQRLGIDYYFQHEIELILQRQYSIFFTDGDRYNDLQEVALRFRLLRQQGYYVSPDVFNRFRNKEGEFKQNISEDINGLMSLYEASQLSIGEEDVLDEAGHFSATHLANYDLAGVVEHLLLHPFRKSLSPAKNFFHGNFQGNEYIWILDLQELANMDFKLVQSLHQKEIVQISSWWRELGLAKKLEFAREQPVKWYVWSMACFTDPNLSWQRIELTKPISFVYIIDDIFDVCGALDALTLFTEAINRWDLGDIDQLPEYMKICFKALNDITNEISNKVYKEHGYNPVHSLRKAWGSLCNAFLIEAKWFASGHLPKAEEYLENGIVSSGVHLVLVHIFFLLGHGITNETVQLIDSNPPIVSSVATILRIWDDLGSAKDENQGGKDGSYIYYYMMEHRDLTAEDAHKHAMDKISDAWKRLNKECLSPNPFSASFTRASLNCARMVPLMYSYDDSQRLPSLEEYIKSSLFDNLPTQGVY